Within Paramormyrops kingsleyae isolate MSU_618 chromosome 24, PKINGS_0.4, whole genome shotgun sequence, the genomic segment gaattataaaatacaattttacagttaaaatacttattttaaatacatgcctcagaaattccgacactgaagagggaagtatggtgaataagtatcattggttctaactgaagccaaaggcgaggagtacagcaatttcacccaagaaataaaaatatcctcaaagccaaaccgcttcagaacataaaacaaatagttccattcaacatgatcaaaggctttctcagcatctaaagataggagtacctctgggcactcagacgaagatgatgtgtaaaggatattaaatacacgcctaatattaaaaaaacaactgtctatttttaatgaaaccagtttgatcagatgacacaatggagggtaatacagattcaagacggagagccaacaccttagccagtatcttaacatcaacattaaggagactaattggacggtaggaggagcaagcgaggggatccttgcccttcttcagaagtaaggatattgatgcctgacgtagagttggaggcaggcattgggactttaagctgtcatcaaatacatccttgagtaaagggtttcattttgctgcagactttttataaaactctgtaggaaagccgcccgggcctggacatttcccactctgcatgcatgtgatagctttatgaatttcatgtaaggaaataggattctcttacattctcatccacggtgggtatattcaggtcttcaaagaacctatccattaaactcagatcaaaagagtgtttaatacaaattaaaatagaaatcactaaactgcttattaatatctaagggatctgataatagtcctgtgtcagaatcaatctgggcaattacttgagtactagatgtctgttttaaactataagccagagccctgcttggtttctccccatactcataaaacatgtgtctggtttttaacagagcccgttccgcctgtccagttgagagcagatcaaattcagcctgatacatcatccgccgtttatatagctctggagatggaccagtGGCATAGGCTTTGTCTACTCTAGAGATGAATTCCAAAAGTTATGTTTGCCTAGGTACCTGTGCTTTATGAACAGAGGCATTGTAGGAGATAATTTGGCCCCTCAGGTAAGCCTTGAGCGTCTCCCAAAGTAAGGAAGGGGAGGtctcttcatttacattagtttctaaaaacatatctataccagcatttacgaaggcaataaatgattcatctgacaaaagaagtgaagtgagcctccatctgaatctgctaggtctatgataggggaaggtcaggaccagtgttacaggtgcatgatctgatattactatactgttataaacacattcttttaccaatgggagtagatatgtatgtatgtataaagaaataatctatacgtgaataataaaaagagtattccctctttgtaggataaagaaatctccatgggtcagacaccttgcaagattgtaaaaaagtctctatgcattcagctgtttctgaagcaccaattgggcgattggaggatctatccaatactgggttaattacacagttacagtcaccagctaaaataagctgatgagtgtccaggtatggtacggtcaatagaaaattgttcatgaacttagaatcgtcccaatttggagcatatacacaagctaatatcacaggcaaacggtacagtttacccaccacaataacaaagcggccattggggtccaatattgtttcagacacttcaaatgatactgatttgttgatcaagattccagcccccctggccctactccgaaaggttgaatggaatacttgtccaacccagcctctttttaaactcaaatgatctgacctgcgcatgtgcgtctcagttaagaaggttatatccgtttttaaaaacttaagatgagcaaggaccttggtgcgtttcataggatgatttaggcctttcacattccaattagtaaacttaactgactggccactcctcccagaagccatatttgaatttgccatatttaatactggtaatatccagcagacataatctgagttgcagtaaattaattctgtcactctggtagatgtcatgttcgaaacaaagtgtaaccactaatggacaaaatgaaagacaaaaaaaacaacaaaataaaaaagagactttaagtacaaaaacaccaccacccccaccccccagcactatcccgaacacagtgcatatcccaagagcaaaacactgcaaaattctaacttgggtctctaatttaaccaaaaacgacccaaagcacagcgagcaatcacattcagaaatatatatacagtggtacctcggttctcaaactcactagaactcgaatttcttgaaagtcgaacaaaccagtttgacctagaactcgatctgaatatcagaagtcgaaccatgaacactgacttaatataaattgtacgcgccaggaaatgagtcatacgacaatgcaattcttacttgaatgccttcttcacagactggacgattaaccaaataaaacagcgcaacattacagtaactaacaataaataaaccactaacttacgtgtactattagagcatttatgtcatttatttaaactttattttaccaggtaaattaactgaaaaccactgctttacgtgatattcaggagaaatagcagattacgcatcggaactgcctgggatacaaacgtcatgcatgtaactaaactcttcagccaataagggcaaaggtgtgttgtcacggaggcggttccagtttgtgcagccgggtgagaggtcgcaatgcatctaaccgtaatgcattgcgtcaggatcagaatgcgttgctttaagccagcgctgtaagcaagtcgaacgcacccaatgaccggactggggaaacaaaatttacaagcggacttaatacagaggactaatgacaacaaccagaaacagctgatcacatggggatcccacacgagcttaacgagggggcgtggcacacggaaggagcggacgatcggggcaggacaggggtaatgttgggataatatctttatcgttttggaagccattaagaaaaaaaatgctcttcttgttttatcctgttcattttgtgttgaagtgcttaaaaaaaacacacacacacacacacacacacacacacacacatatttaggtgtcattttggagggccgggaaccaattaattggttttccattatttcttatgggaaaaattagatcagaactcaaactttttaggattcgatctggagtccggaacggattaagttcgagaaccgaggtaccactgtatagtgcaaaataccatgtattttgtaatgtctcaaatgaagtaggcctaaactaatattaggccactaaacatagtgtactatcaaagagcagcccattggttttcaattcagtagcctaatatgaaatactatggtttaatggtttaaaattatagtaaacaaaagcagctcaagaaaatcaactattcatatgttatagcctatttatatgaggaagagaacaagaattcccggcatgttgaaaaaagtgcctacaccaaacctttccatatagactaataagaaccgagagaaaaaagggaaaataaatgtctttctcataaattgagcaacatagcactatctgcatttagtaggctatagacctggttaattcaactttgacactgacggtgaaataaacctgtacagttaaaaaacaaacactgaccgtttttgaaagttatgtctgtacctgatcatgatggaggagaatggtagtctttatatacgagatggcccgatggggatcggtaaaggttttttcctcgccatcaaatgtgatacggaatgtagctggataacggagaccaaatctcacatccttaacagttctaaggagctgctttgcctctttaaaggcagctcgcttctttgctatctccagagtgaagtccggaaagatgtgcacacgcttctccttgtaaaacagctgcttcttctggctggagaggcgaaggatgcgatccttcacgtcaccatgatgtacacggattatgaatggtcttggcctctccccttcccgcagcctcggtgctaatgaacggtggccccggtccagacgtggagtttcctccaggttcagtatctccttcaaagcagtcgcgcagaattgccgcgggttggtcccctcttggccctcctctattccaacaatgcatttagttgtcaggttacacacatctgactgcagttttttcgcagcagtttccaaagtaaagactgtagagctccacgccgtggtagactgctcgaggtcgtccaaacgctcggaatgctgtgcattagcagtctgtaaggagctagccgtagaatgcaactcttggcggatagaagttatttcttgccagaggacagcagtttgtgtatctattttcgtgcccaatagttcaatcgctgtcataattttctcaaccgaatccgaagaaagttgctgtgcatcaccctcagtggtagccttcttgctagctgtagcaggtttctgtgagcgactagccatttttaaatgaggaggaaaacaaaacttttaaacgcgttttcttgctgccttagtccttcaattagtgatgttaaacttttcggataaatatttatctatcaatatggcttctgcaagtatgtaaatataatgaaaatgaaattgctcgctgagctccaggacctcacagcctcacgtgtcgaacgtcaaccggaagttcccatgcaattgtttcttaaacatacctttacctatcttatcttatcctatgttatcttacgttatgtgaaatgtcgctatttacatctgacagatagcccatctccacagccatctccagaaccccagggatgtcactcagctggtccagcacatcactaggaaatttgacctcatcttcatcaagtctcggtcgcaggggcaccctcattatccccgtacgaatagtgagcctcagagtttccattcctctgttgcttgcagatgtgagctgagctcatgaagtcgttccagaactgctagcaccagtaatgagcatagcacttggcatcataggtcatcttattgtagttgcttatatagtaattattgaatttttccattttttcaataacaagagaaggggacaaaaacggtggtgttggacccatgaccagctgagatgagggggcctgcaccagaacgtgaggcagaggggtgggatgaactacggctggggctgaagatggttctggagctgggctaactggtgaggctacgcatggggatgaaggaggggagtccataaaaagagatggagaaggaggtaaaacaaaagaggatgggactggtgagggaactaagaaggaagttgatgataaggctggtgagtagggctcagggtgcgacgttgttgggactcgatgcaggatggtagcgatcccacatgggttgaatcgaaggggttactggagaatagcagcttttgtaagttcttggtatatgCCCCCCAtccgtcctttaggtttcctccttcgtcctgataaaagaatgacggtacaattatgcaaaataaagtgtaaaaatacaagagtcaaatcaattgatggctgttagtgacagacagacagcacacttgccagtcagtactgcacattgagaaaaatactgccgtctcattgtctcattggagacaggaaacgaatgcttgggagacttacgcgctggtctcggattgggctgcctgcatttccgtaggggtacttcacctataaaaacacaccagtcagtgcacagattgcctgatatgcagaacagcatttactatagagaatagcaacgctggaaaggttcatgtgcaccaaggctaacagcccattcaatccaaatgctggcatcaggaactgactattcaatcaaatcatttactgtatataagtaagtgaactttattgtcattcacaccatacaacagtacaacaacggaagcatagctgaacaaaattgcatacctccaggctcaatgtgcagacataaaaagacaggtgcacatagtcaacatatggataacacaaagaaaatttcacttcttacacagaagtaattaagactgtgtaagacagcataaggcagcacaggacagacactaaatatacaaaccaatatacatatatcttgcgccttccataaattccattatttctttactctcagggtacctaaagtaagaattctgccttttctgatttacattatgggaacatattcacctgttatcttactatttcacaatgattatctgtgatgtttaaacacatcaaagcagcagaatttaccgattccattatacaatacagtaaccatgtggattagagccccgtatgttgaccgtttcatggtaacaaacacgatctattactgtaagtaaaactccatccatcccttatgaacattttatttttaagtattccaagacacacacttccaaaacaagatgattgtcacagaatacaagactcaacaacaccagacagccctattctgactttcattcttcaagtgttgagttactctggccatcgttttgccattcttaccggggctaatggaaccagggttgttttctggagcaatccacacaagtttcggggtgacaatgaaacaagacggaccaattagtgctgggctgtttatcggatatttacggaatatcgatatattatcaaaaccagataaaggaggacacaatacagtttatatcgacataatttggtcgtttgttaaaatcgggcgctattaaagactttgaatataattccttccccttttagaagtaacgcgagagctgcggtcccgacgttgcacagactcccagaattcacagcgaaaagcgacccattcagttaggattcatgggggtttgatggagggcttaatgcaatgggacagataatatgtcacatgtggttttcatttaaaactgaatatttaccacacttgaaggaaattttcatgtattgctaatcttcctaaaaatacagaggtggatctatgcacttatgccgatattatgttttgtttacccatgtttacagttttatccttaacatagcctccacgggtttgctctaaagacatctcatttcatttacacaatgacaataaagctatctttatcttatctgagagtggaagaagcaaaatgacgcaatgctaacgttagcattagcaaacagctgcctagtaatctttggaagtaacacgttactataattccactacgtttggctgtaaggagtaatatagctaaataccctttcaagttaaataacacaattaacagtaccgaaatttaaatggacttgttacttttgtctttcgttaaaatattaagttacaaatgcgtcctgttccgctaatttccggtttatgatctaacgccatccgaccttactgacaatttgtcagttgtattgtttcgcactgtcacagctgcaacactaaaatgatataactaccaggcattggcattgtctccgcgatccttgaaaatccatcgtcaaagcatctctgttgcagaaacatcgctaccgaacattgattcgacattcccccgatgtctgcgccatgtttctcaacagcgaggcgacgttaatgtgctcactatgctacctatagcccactgttatttttccttatttggctttataacccacaacaggtttatagtatatatgtattcctatagggtagatgtgttctgttagccccacatgcaggcatactgtttaaaagcacatatatagaaacaatccattacaacgtttactgtttgatattgacaacatgacagaaacagaaacactaggtttaacatttatgctgaagtgattataacacagcaatactgtccgatagtggtgggcggatcgatccaaatatcgataataatgttggtatttatattgatcaataccagtttaatgagatcgatacttataagtttcaatctctctcccgaatgcaccgcagctgtgtgttcgcgctgctgctctcaattgctgctcccagctgtcacatgactcagcggcgccaggctagcaaacaggcgcgggcgcacacacatacacacacacactataatatttctaataaagtattttaatagtgggtcgctgagccatgctcacaataaataaccctctggagcctaggggtaggaaacacactttcactgactggggcatggtcacacatttcttcaaatatcataaacttaattcatgacaaataaattatttcttatatatttggtttggcaacaaactcatcttaatcttagtgtactttgtaaatatgtcaaatttatgtgaagtttgtaatttgacattcaaagtatagacattgcaaaatgcagtttggaacacttgcagaaacattataaaagtacatagtaagcaatgctggcagtttgttttgatcccagatatctgatcaccaaagtcttggctacatgaagatgactaaatggtgtagttgcaacattcattttgaggggttaatcatatcataatttacttactaattctaataatatgtctaacataatGTAGACATCAGATTTGGGAACTGATATTAGCCCGGTAGGACGGGGTGATCTCACCCCACCCAGTTTGGAGAAATTGGGAACTGACGGtacgccagcaggtcaggacgacctggcacgagacacgaggaaaacaggaacccaccatagaacggatacttatttttgcttatgcttaacaaaagaaggaaacacgtacttactgatcaattaggaacatgtactcactggctaactagagcgaatgtcaagatgtgttgtcgtcacgcgaagggaaaattaccgagaagggggggcgacaccccagaaggcctataaagggacagccccgatatttatggattgagcttcttcctgtacatgctgaatgtatgtcagatggttgctcccagattgcaatctgtcagagaataaactggtgacttgcaactactcctcgactgtgcaatGAATCTCTTCttatcaacggacccggcggagttctgactccaacaatttgggggctcgtccgggatgagcaggagattcgcaagattcggctaagtgGTGACGCGGCCCACTTAGACACAGAAaactgcgaggcgccgactagaagaggtgagcagagcctgttatatcaaaatctgcacattggatatgtcaaattgagcagtttaaagtgtccagtggcccgtctgtAAATTAGCACAAAGAGGAGGCTGCGGGTACCAGGTGTATATGGGGTTTATGTACTGTGTTGTGTgatgtgtatgcattgtgcttTGGGAAAGTATGCAGCGAGAGAGTGTGTGAGAAAataggattttaaggaacggagggtacgggaccctgccgtaaaatgggattttaaggaacggagggtatgggaccctgccgtaaaataggattttaaggaacggagggtacgggaccctgccgtaaaatgggattttaaggaacggagggtacgggaccctgccgtaaaatgggattttaaggaacggagggtacgggaccctgccgtaaaatgggattttaaggaacggagggtacgggaccctgccgtaaaatgggattttaaggaacggagggtacgggaccctgccgtaaaatgggattttaaggaacggagggtacgggaccctgccgtaaaatgggattttaaggaacggagggtacgggaccctgccgtaaaatgggattttaaggaacggagggtacgggaccctgccgtaaaatgggattttaaggaacggagggtacgggaccctgccgtaaaatgggattttaaggaacggagggtatgggaccctgccgtaaaatgggattttaaggaacggagggtatgggaccctgccgtaaaataggattttaaggaacggagggtacgggaccctgccgtaaaatgggattttaaggaacggagggtacgggaccctgccgtagAGTAGGACCTtcaggagcggagggtacggaaCCCTGCCGTAGAGTAGGACCTtcaggagcggagggtacgggacccccgcgtGTCCTAGGTGTGGCGACCCCCCCTACTTGTTGACGAGCGATAGGGAAGCTGGGTGTGAAACCCGGGGAATTAGGGACCCCCCGAACTCAAGATAGGCAAGAGGGAAAAGGTCCTCGCTCTAAAAAATATGTGAGAGAATGAGAAGGATGAATTAAAGCTATTTGCGCTGTTGTGctgatttgtgtgtgagcaACGCTGTGGGCTCTTCCTGTCTTGGGTGCTTATCACTCgctcccagctggtttggctgggattgagcttgtgagGTGCGCCCTATTCAGGGGGGAGACACAGCAGTAAGCTACGTGTGAATGcaggctcagtgtgtgtgaaattgttgtttcatgtattggtggtgtttaataGTAGGATATTCCACTACAATATAAAGGTGTACTAAGTGTGGTTGGGTGAACCCACGGCCAGAGGCAAAAACGCtctgataataaaaataaataaaataatagataggaaagaaaataaattaatataaaaagtaATATACCGTAATAAATAACtactaagaataataataaaataatactaaCATAGCTGGTCCAATCACAATGGATCACGAGTTTGATCGAGAGTTAGATGATGGAGGATGGGGACCTCCTAATAATATAGTGTGGAAGCCCATAGCACGGCAGATTCAGGTGGTGAAGGACACAGTGAAAGGGGCAAGTAGGGAAAAGTATGAGAAGGAAAGGTGGGAGTGGTCCAGGTTGGCGTTATTATGGCAGGGGACAGATCACCTCCACAGAGATAAGTCACCCTCTCCCGCAAAAACACACCCAGACTTGCGGTGAGGATCCTCCTCCGGCATATGCAGGCCGGAGGGTGTTTCCGACACCCCCCACAGCCCATATGTGCCCAGTGATTAATGTCACAGGAGGAACCCTCCACATCCGCGGGCAGGGGAAAGAGGAAGTCACAGCCTGCACGCAGTCTGAAAAAATGTCGGAGGGGGGCTCAGACGTCGAGCCTGAGTCCTATAGTCGAGATAAAAAAGACAGGTCAGAATTACGGGACTTTACACGGGCACTAGAGCAGTCCGCGTTCTTTGACAGAGTATTGAGGGAACAAGCACAGGTGGACCTACTGTTAGAGGAATTTGACGACGAACACTTAAAGGAGCGACTGATACAAGGACTGAGTAATAACTACACAGAGGGGGTGCAGGGCCCGTCTAAAAATAGATACGGCCTGCACTCCAAAAGGCCGAAGCAGCTCCCCTTATTACAGGGAGCACGGGATGGAAAGGAGAGATACAAACCTTTTTCTATAAGAGATGTGCAGGCGTTAGCAGATAAAATGCCTCCCCCGGCTGAGGGAGGAGGACAGTGGATGGATAAGTTAGACCAATTCACTCAGGGCACGAAGCTTGCCCTGGGAGATTTCCGGGCGGTGGCAGCCCGTTGCATGACTAAACATTCCTTACAGGACAtagaagacagagcagggactattACATAT encodes:
- the LOC140582450 gene encoding uncharacterized protein isoform X1, giving the protein MASRSQKPATASKKATTEGDAQQLSSDSVEKIMTAIELLGTKIDTQTAVLWQEITSIRQELHSTASSLQTANAQHSERLDDLEQSTTAWSSTVFTLETAAKKLQSDVCNLTTKCIVGIEEGQEGTNPRQFCATALKEILNLEETPRLDRGHRSLAPRLREGERPRPFIIRVHHGDVKDRILRLSSQKKQLFYKEKRVHIFPDFTLEIAKKRAAFKEAKQLLRTVKDVRFGLRYPATFRITFDGEEKTFTDPHRAISYIKTTILLHHDQTAMKRAGGRPKRQRQCLTSSLKQRCLGKGHQGV